The Alteromonas mediterranea DE genome contains the following window.
AAAGAAGCATAGCGCGTGTTTTATTTAATAACAGTTACTGTCCTGTGGGCATTTTCCTTTTCGCTCATTGGCGAGTTTTTGGCTGGCTCAGTAGACAGTTATTTTGCTGTTTTGACACGCATTGTGCTCGCCACACTGGTTTTCCTTCCCTTTCTTAAGCCGGCATTATTAAACCTTAAACAAAAGGCGATCCTGGCGAGTTTAGGTGCTGTGCAGTTAGGGTTAATGTACATCTTCTTTTATCACGCATTTTTGTTTTTAAGCGTGCCAGAGGTGTTGCTTTTCACCATTTTCACACCGCTTTACGTAGCCATTTTAAACGACGCACTCTTTAAGCGCTTCACCCCGTTTTACTTGTTGTGTGCACTTATCGCTACCACAGGGGCTGCCATTATTCGTTTTAACGGCATTAGCGATAATTACTGGTTTGGCTTTGCCGTTGTTCAAGGTGCTAACCTTTCCTTTGCGCTAGGACAGGTGGGTTATAAAAAACTCACCTCCACCTTCAAAACACAAGTGCCCTATCACAACGTGTTTGCGTGGTTTTATTTAGGCGCACTGGCTATAGCACTACCTGCTTTCTTCATTTTTGGTAACACTAGCCAACTGCCGCAGAATGCTCAGCAGTGGGGCATATTGTTGTGGTTAGGTATCGTGGCATCGGGGCTTGGGTATTACTTTTGGAATCAAGGCGCGCTGAAAGTATCAGGAGGCACATTAGCCATCATGAACAACGCGCTTATTCCAGCAGGGCTGGTGGTTAATTTACTGCTTTGGCAAAAAGACACTGATTTTTCTCGTTTGTTTCTTGGCGGTGCCATCATTGCCATTGCGCTTTGGATGTCTCATCAATACAGCAAGAAACAGAAGCAGCTCTAAGCCTCAACAAAGCCGACTCTACGCAGGGCTATACTCGCTAATCATGGTGTAGTCTTTGCGCGGCCCTTTGACCTGCCATGTTGAGCGCCACACTGGCAACTTTGCGAAGTCATAGTGCACTACGTAGTTGTCATCGCCGCATAAGTGTTCGGCATTCGGGTTGCTCGCACTAAATGTATGAAAATAACGTTCATCGTCAAACAAAACATCGAACACACCATGCTGTGACTGTTGCCAAAAATAGCGGCGCTCGGCAGGCATAATGTTTCCATTTGGCGCGGTTACTTCGCCCTGCTCGTAATAATTCAGCGTCGGTTTCTCCCACGCAGGCTCCCAACAAAAAGCAGCTGTCCCAACAAACGAAAAAGTATCCCCGTTTTGCTGGATAATTTTCCGACGCAAATGCCAGCGCCCTGCGAAGTCGTCAAGATTCGCGGTGCCCTTAGAAGGCGCTGACAACGTCGATACGCTGGGGCTAGATGACACCTTAGAGCCTGTCATATAATACATCCTATCACTTCATAATTAATCAGACTAAGCAATAGTAAGCACTTACAATAAGAGTACTTCCCTACTACCAAAAATAGGTCACGGTAGCCGAATACTGATCGCCCCGCCCTGGCGTACCGGGAATTTCTTCAAAACGCTCATCCCACAAATTATCAACTGCCAGTACTAGGTTTAACCCTTCAATTTGAGCCGGTGAATAGGTGAGTGTAACGTGAGAGAAGAATGCCGAATCACTACCGTTTCTAAGCGCGTTGATTTCTTGCTTGCGCCACTCGTTGTCTATGCGAACTTCAACCGTATCAGTTGCAAACCACACCAATCCAAGGGTTGCTCTATGCGGTGGATAGTTTAGCGCGTAAAAACTCGCATCCACACCATCAATTCCATAGTCTTCCGACTTATCTAGATAGGTATAACTGGCAACCACATCCGCATTATCAAAGCGCTTAATAGCAATTAGTTCAAACCCTAGCGTCTCAATATCTACGGGGTTTGCGCTGCGTGCCGAGGTGGAATCGAAGCTGTAAGTCCAGTCGGTCAGCTCGTTATCCCAGCGATAGAAAACGGCGGTATCAACTTTCCATGATTGCTCATCAAACGACGCGCCAAACTCGAGGTTTTTACTCACCTCACGCTGTAGCTGATTATTACTTCTGAACAAGCCACTCGTGGTGCTGCCGCCCACTGCAGTATAGCCGGCCACTTGAGTCGCTTCTGCATACGAAAGATATAAACTGCGCGAGGCATTATCGCCAGTTTGCGTATACCAGTTAATATCGCCCACAAAAGACAGCCGATCTTCATCGCGATTAGTATCATCAAACGCGCCACCTAAGCGTACGGTAATCGACTCCTTAGTGTTTAGCTGGGTACGATACTCTGGCACCACACTAATGTTGTAGTAGTCGCGGGAAGTGAAGTTATTTTCTAGCGTGGTCGATTCAATGTCGTCTGCAGTAATTTGCGCGGAGTAGTTGATACCCAATCTTGGCGAGAGGTTGTGAGTACCAGAAAGCGCGAGTGATTTTACCTGCGTTTCGTGAAACGCCTGAAAACTTTCTGGGTTTTCGCGCGAAAATACATAGTGGTCATCGTTTTCCCTGTAATAAGTCGATACCTCAAAGGCACTTTCATTACCCTTTTCACCGTAGCGCTGGTTATGATTTAGCATCACCAAACGCGTTTCAATATCTTCGGTTTCGTTAACGTCAAAGGGCGTATACAAATTAGGCCAACCGAAGAACTTTTGCTGATAACCATAAAACAAGTCGGTTTGCGAACACTCGCTTGCTAACTGAACGCGACCTGACGCGCGTTCAAATTGGTGATCTCCATTGGCAATAGTGCCATCGCTTTCAGAGCGAGAATACTCTCCTTCCACACCCACAGACCAAGCTGGATAGCTTTTAAGCTGTTGTTTTACTGCGCCGTGAACGCGCTGCAAATTGAAGTTATTGTTGCCCACGCCAACAGATACACTGCCCGCCTCTTGAATAAGTTTCCAACCGAAGGACACCGTACCAACAGAGCTATTTACACCATAAAGCGCGTTATCAACACCGGTGAAAATACTCGGCTTAGTCAACATTTCTGGCGCAATAGGAATTTCGGCAAAATAGTGCCCCGTTTGCGGGTCGATTAGCGTTGCGCTTCCCACTCGAAAGCCGGTGTTCTCGAAGATACCACCGCGGATGGTGACATCGGCCTGTGCTTCGGCCATGTTTCTTGATTGCAAATCTACCCGCGGGTCGTATTCCAAATTTGAAATGGGTGAATTAAACGTACCAACCGGCTTGTTATTCGCAGTTGCCGCCCCTTCAATCGTAATTTTTTCGACGTTCGCTTCAGCCTTTTCTGTGGATATAACATCTACGCTTTCCATGGCGAAAACAGATAAAGGAAGCGCAGATAAAAATAGAGGAAATGTTTTATGAAACATTGAGTGTCCTAGTTCCTAGTGCTAGTTCATATTCACAAACGCTAAACGCTTTTCAGACACCTGACATTTGCAGGTGCGTAATACGTACTATCACCGATACAGACTTTTATTACGTCGGTTTATAGTGCGTAGTGTAATTTATGGTTAAGTGTTGGCTTATCGCTTAAATAAGGTCGCGAAGTGTATAGCATATGTGAGCATAGGAAAACGTCACTTCGCTGAGTTTAGACCAGTCTCCAACTATAAATCACCTCGCCAAAAAAAATGAGATAACATAACATCACCCATGTTTACAAACCCTGCTGAAGACTCGTTAAACCTTCTTATGCTTAACTCTAAAATACCGTTTTTGTTTTCGTTAGTTGGACTATCGGTGAATGCCGCTGCGCAAAGTAGTAAAAGTTCCCTTCAAGATGCTCACGATGAATTAGAGCACATCGAAGTAAAAAGACACTTTCAGCCTTATCGTGGTAACGTACCGCTTATCGACACGCCGCAAGCAATTGACCGAATTACCGCCGATACATTAGCAAATGAAGGGATCACACGCTTCATCGATGCACTGGATTTTGCGCCGACTATCGTAAGGCAAAACAACTCGGGCGGTATGTTCGATAGCTTTGCTATTCGTGGCTTTTCTGGCGATGAAAACAATCCGTCGGGGTATCTGATAAACGGCTTTAACGTACGTGGCTACAGCGGCAATAGAAGTACGGTTAACGTTCAAACTATTGAAGTAATGAAAGGGCCAGGCTCTGCCCTTTATGGGCAAGGCGAGCCTGGCGGTACCATCAACATCATCACCAAAAAACCGCAGTTTGAAGAGCAAGGCTACGTTCAAGCCACCGTCGGTAATTTTGATAAGAAGCACGTAGAGTTCGATTATACGAACGGCATTAGTTCAGATATGGCGTATCGCATTAACGGTTCGTACGAAGACTCTGATACTTATCGCGATAACGTGTTTTTCAAGAATTTAAACCTTAACCCTTCATTTATTTGGAACCTCTCTGGTCACACCAGCTTAAGTTATCAGATGGAAATCTTAGATCAGGAAAAGCCGCTTGATCGCGGTGTATTTATCTTAAATAACGACTTTGACGCTGTAGATGCCGAAGACTTTTACGGTGATATCAGAGACAGTGCCCATGAAGTTAAAGCCTTTGGACATCAGCTAGTGTTAAATCACGAGTTGAATCACAATTGGCATTTTCTTAGTGGCTTCGCCTACAGAGACTCTTCTTTTGAAGGGCAGTCTTCAGATACTGAACTGTCAGATGGTCGTCAGCTTTTGTATACCGACCCATCTGTACTTTCAAGGCAGCGACGAACCCGCGACTATCAAGCGCAAGACTTATCGCTACGCTTTGAATTAAGTGGCGTGGTGGATGTGGCAGGCTTTGTAAACAACGTCTTATTTGGTTTGGACTACTACAACTACCACATAGATACAGACTATCGTCGTTGGCGCACGGCGTGGGGCGCGGGTGATACCACGTATAGTATCGACCCTGAAAACCCAGACTACACTATTTTCAGACCTGACGTGACGCCCACTACACTCACCGCCGAAAAGCAAAAAGGGTTAGGATTTTATGCACAAGACGTTATAGAACTTACCGATGCCACCAAGCTTTTAGTCGGCTTTCGTGTGGACAAGTTCGAGCAAGACATTTTTAATAAGCTGAGCGAAGAAGGGCAAGAACAAGACCAAACGGAAGTGACGCCACGCTTCGGTTTTGTGTATGAAATCAATCACGCTGTAAGTCTATACACGAGCTATGCAGAAGGTTTCAGACCCAATCCAGGGCTTGATTCAGACCGCAACGCCTTTGACCCTGAAGAGACCACCTCTTTTGAGGTAGGTGCGAAGTGGGAAAACATCGCCGATAGGTTCTCAGGCAGCATTGCGATTTTTGATGCAGCAAAGACCAATATGCTAACCGCTGAACCTAACACGGGCTTTTCAGCCACGCTCGGTGAAGTTGAAAGCCAAGGGGTTGAATTTCAGTTAACCACTGACCTTACTTCAGACATTCGTCTTGATATGGCCTACGCATACATAGATGCTAAAACCGCGAATGAAGTCAACAACTTGGATTGGGGGGTGTCTATTCCAAAGGGTTCACGCTTAATCAATATTGCTAAACATTCGGGGTATATCTCGCTTAACCATTTCACCCGCGTATTTGAAAAAGAAGCGTTCTTTGGTGTGACCATGCGTTACGTGGGTGACCGCTTAGGCCAAACCACCGATCCAACATTCATCTTGCCGTCTTACACCCTTGTGAACCTTGCAGGGTCGGTGAATATTAGCGATGCGCTCTCTATGAGGTTTGACGTGAACAATCTGTTCGACAGGGATTACTTTGAGAACTCATACCACCAGCTTTGGACCATGCCCGGCTCACCGACTAACTATACGGTAAGCGTTAAGTACCAGTTCTAGCAGTTCATTGCGAACACTTTTTGTTTGAGCAATATTTTTCAACTGCGCTAGATACAGGTTTAAAACCGTAAATAAAAGCCGGAAGTGTCTTAATCACACTTCCGGCTTTTCGGTTTTATAGCTTCAGCAAGAATAAAATTCGCTCGCCTCGCTACAAACGCTCTAAATCAAACGTGCCTTGCTTTGACAGCTTTTCATTCAACGGTTTCACTTCTTCGCCAAACAAGGTTTCTAGCTGCACTTTATATTGCTGCCACTTTGACTCTAAGTCTTTCAATCGCTTC
Protein-coding sequences here:
- a CDS encoding EamA family transporter gives rise to the protein MFYLITVTVLWAFSFSLIGEFLAGSVDSYFAVLTRIVLATLVFLPFLKPALLNLKQKAILASLGAVQLGLMYIFFYHAFLFLSVPEVLLFTIFTPLYVAILNDALFKRFTPFYLLCALIATTGAAIIRFNGISDNYWFGFAVVQGANLSFALGQVGYKKLTSTFKTQVPYHNVFAWFYLGALAIALPAFFIFGNTSQLPQNAQQWGILLWLGIVASGLGYYFWNQGALKVSGGTLAIMNNALIPAGLVVNLLLWQKDTDFSRLFLGGAIIAIALWMSHQYSKKQKQL
- a CDS encoding DUF6314 family protein, translated to MTGSKVSSSPSVSTLSAPSKGTANLDDFAGRWHLRRKIIQQNGDTFSFVGTAAFCWEPAWEKPTLNYYEQGEVTAPNGNIMPAERRYFWQQSQHGVFDVLFDDERYFHTFSASNPNAEHLCGDDNYVVHYDFAKLPVWRSTWQVKGPRKDYTMISEYSPA
- a CDS encoding TonB-dependent receptor plug domain-containing protein; the protein is MFHKTFPLFLSALPLSVFAMESVDVISTEKAEANVEKITIEGAATANNKPVGTFNSPISNLEYDPRVDLQSRNMAEAQADVTIRGGIFENTGFRVGSATLIDPQTGHYFAEIPIAPEMLTKPSIFTGVDNALYGVNSSVGTVSFGWKLIQEAGSVSVGVGNNNFNLQRVHGAVKQQLKSYPAWSVGVEGEYSRSESDGTIANGDHQFERASGRVQLASECSQTDLFYGYQQKFFGWPNLYTPFDVNETEDIETRLVMLNHNQRYGEKGNESAFEVSTYYRENDDHYVFSRENPESFQAFHETQVKSLALSGTHNLSPRLGINYSAQITADDIESTTLENNFTSRDYYNISVVPEYRTQLNTKESITVRLGGAFDDTNRDEDRLSFVGDINWYTQTGDNASRSLYLSYAEATQVAGYTAVGGSTTSGLFRSNNQLQREVSKNLEFGASFDEQSWKVDTAVFYRWDNELTDWTYSFDSTSARSANPVDIETLGFELIAIKRFDNADVVASYTYLDKSEDYGIDGVDASFYALNYPPHRATLGLVWFATDTVEVRIDNEWRKQEINALRNGSDSAFFSHVTLTYSPAQIEGLNLVLAVDNLWDERFEEIPGTPGRGDQYSATVTYFW
- a CDS encoding TonB-dependent siderophore receptor → MFTNPAEDSLNLLMLNSKIPFLFSLVGLSVNAAAQSSKSSLQDAHDELEHIEVKRHFQPYRGNVPLIDTPQAIDRITADTLANEGITRFIDALDFAPTIVRQNNSGGMFDSFAIRGFSGDENNPSGYLINGFNVRGYSGNRSTVNVQTIEVMKGPGSALYGQGEPGGTINIITKKPQFEEQGYVQATVGNFDKKHVEFDYTNGISSDMAYRINGSYEDSDTYRDNVFFKNLNLNPSFIWNLSGHTSLSYQMEILDQEKPLDRGVFILNNDFDAVDAEDFYGDIRDSAHEVKAFGHQLVLNHELNHNWHFLSGFAYRDSSFEGQSSDTELSDGRQLLYTDPSVLSRQRRTRDYQAQDLSLRFELSGVVDVAGFVNNVLFGLDYYNYHIDTDYRRWRTAWGAGDTTYSIDPENPDYTIFRPDVTPTTLTAEKQKGLGFYAQDVIELTDATKLLVGFRVDKFEQDIFNKLSEEGQEQDQTEVTPRFGFVYEINHAVSLYTSYAEGFRPNPGLDSDRNAFDPEETTSFEVGAKWENIADRFSGSIAIFDAAKTNMLTAEPNTGFSATLGEVESQGVEFQLTTDLTSDIRLDMAYAYIDAKTANEVNNLDWGVSIPKGSRLINIAKHSGYISLNHFTRVFEKEAFFGVTMRYVGDRLGQTTDPTFILPSYTLVNLAGSVNISDALSMRFDVNNLFDRDYFENSYHQLWTMPGSPTNYTVSVKYQF